DNA sequence from the Deinococcus budaensis genome:
GTGGAGTCTCAGGGTGCCGGGGCCATTCACCGTGCAGCCTGCGAGCAGGCCCGCGCCGAGAGCCAGCGCGGCAGCTAGGGTCTTGTTCATGCGGCCAGCTTAGGGGCGGCGTCTGACGGCCGACTGAAGGTCCCCTTGAGCAAACCCCCACCGGGGCGTCAGGCGCCGCAGGCGCTCCTGGGGCCGCGCTTCAGTGCAGCGCTACCTGACTGCGGCCCAGCAGTTCGCGGGCGTGGCTCAGCGCCGCGTCAGAGATGTCCCCGCTCAGCATCCGGGCGATCTCCTCCAGGCGCTCCGGGTCGCTCAGTTGCCGCACCCGGCTGACGGTGCGCCCGCCCTCGACGTGTTTCTCGACCTTGTAGTGGTGGTCGGCGCGGGCGGCAATCTGCGCGAGGTGGGTGACGACCAGCACCTGCCGCTCCTTTGCCAGGCGCCCAAGCTGCTCGGCGACGGCCAGCGCCGCCGCGCCGCCGATTCCCGCGTCCACCTCGTCGAAGACCACGGCGGGCGTGTCGGCGCCCAACACGGTGGAGATCGCCAGCATCACCCGCGACAGCTCGCCGCCCGAGGCCACGTCGGCCAGCGGCCCGAGTTCCTCACCGGGGTTGGCCGTGAACCGCAGCGCCACGTCGCTCAGGCCATGCGAGGCCGGCTGCGCCAGGGCCGTGAGCTGAAAGGCCAGCCGGGCGTGCGGCATGCCCAACTCGCGAATCACTCCCAGCAGCTCGGCGGCGAGCGGCCCGGCCCGGCGGGTACGGGCGGCGTCGAGCGCCTCGCCTGCCCCGCGCACCGCCCGTTCCAGCTGCGCCACGTCGGCCTCCAGCGTGCCCGCATCCCGCTCGTCGCGGGTCAGGGCCGCGAGGTCCTCCGCCGCCTTCGCCTGGAATTCCAGCACGTCCTCCAGCGTGGGGCCGTACTTGGCGCGCAGCTTGCCCAGCGCCGAGAGCCGCGTTTCCACCCGCGCGAGTTCGGCGGGGTCGGGCGCGCTGTCCTCGGCCACGCCGCGCAATTCGCCCACCACCGCCTGCACGCCCTCCAGCGCCTCGCGCAGTTCGCGCCCCAGCTGGGTGCTCGTCTCGTCGTATTTGGCTCCGGCGTTCAGCGCCCGCAGCGCCTCGGCGATCAGGGCCGCCGCGTTCGTCTCGCCGTCGGAGAGCAGTTCCAGCGCGCCCGCCGCCCCCTGCGCGATGGTGTCGAGGTTCGCCAGCCGGGTGAGTTCGGCCGCCAGCGGCTCTTCCTCGCCGGGCTGCGGGTTGACTTCCGCGATCTCGCGCACCTGGAATTCGAGCAGGTCGAGCTGCCGCGCCCGC
Encoded proteins:
- the recN gene encoding DNA repair protein RecN is translated as MTRKARAPQAAAAPSSPAAAPPVPAPAGPPLSRLEVRNLATIRDLTLEFGGGFSVFTGETGAGKSIIVDALGLLLGSRANTDLIRTGEDALLVTGFWGEGGEDGASASRRVTTQGRGTARLDGELVSVRELQDWASGRLTIHWQHSAVSLLSPANQRGLLDRQVGAEAAAYAAAYRAWVDARTRLETLRAGERERARQLDLLEFQVREIAEVNPQPGEEEPLAAELTRLANLDTIAQGAAGALELLSDGETNAAALIAEALRALNAGAKYDETSTQLGRELREALEGVQAVVGELRGVAEDSAPDPAELARVETRLSALGKLRAKYGPTLEDVLEFQAKAAEDLAALTRDERDAGTLEADVAQLERAVRGAGEALDAARTRRAGPLAAELLGVIRELGMPHARLAFQLTALAQPASHGLSDVALRFTANPGEELGPLADVASGGELSRVMLAISTVLGADTPAVVFDEVDAGIGGAAALAVAEQLGRLAKERQVLVVTHLAQIAARADHHYKVEKHVEGGRTVSRVRQLSDPERLEEIARMLSGDISDAALSHARELLGRSQVALH